In Microbacterium sp. SLBN-146, one genomic interval encodes:
- a CDS encoding type I polyketide synthase codes for MTSHSGNPSRVAIIGMSLRFPGADSPDEFWRNLVEGRESIDELDRDRLREEGVSESYLSSPDYVLRKPMIGDISHFDASYFGLTRLQAQIMDPQHRIFLEVCEAALQTANIGDRARVPIGVFGGAAPNRYIEKVYRDVDLVESAGLMAIEIANQPDYLATRVSHVLGLRGPSLSVQTACSTALVAVHLAVRAIVNGECDVALAGGISVEMPYWTGVDWTPDSIFSKTGRCRAFDAAADGTIFGAGAGVVVLKSLERAIADGDRIRAVISASMTNNDAADRNGFTSPGGPGQVDLLMRLFDNSGIDRASIGYVESHGTGTAVGDPIEFASLTEAFTSVWDDDPQWGCPIGSVKTNIGHLGAAAGIAGLIKAVLALENDYIPPTLHFEKPSEAIDWVNSPFRVCAVGEEWAGRERRRALVSSFGIGGTNAAVVVDKADPAWWTSSRSESDTDTDTDGLTLVPIAGPTQGAVARFAAEIADHLDAHPDTSLVSVAKTLATGRPHGRFRRAILAGGRREAVDALRALGEADAIRAVDDARYVAMFPGQGSQFPGMAAALARESVAFSDALEEALDALRVAGADVRAAVLDPASDPDALMATEVAQPALFAVEYALARAWIAAAGDPVAVLGHSIGEFAAACIAGVFTLEDAAGAVVQRGRLMQAMAPGAMAAITGETKLVSDMLPAELAVAARNSPSSTVVSGPEDAVERFMRRATLLGMKATRLKTSHAFHSPMMREARDRFAEHLRAAPLSIPRIPVVSTQTGLELTNEQAVDASFWADQILAPVEFMKAVRRAVSFSGSFVEIGPGTALTVLARQSQRGGITRVDSTPLLPRGDEGEADSRSYLSAIAALWTRGHAIDWTQVFPAESPRTDVPVYPFERVSHWFDREAVARSRDQDDDDGDIQSVDRSVYEPTWRRRELVTESGETPARWLLFGDGRSLGALPDHLEARGADVRVVDVSAAVAGAGSIDETIRVQVERIEDSGFVPEAVVFASSERTGNGLDTDFFAPLALVTALVRLWPDEPIAVAAVTSGALDVSGADPLDPLRALQLGPFTVVPREMPLLSGALIDVAGRGIDARTARAIEGEFAAGLPTSVVALRGSARWVRDFTRVPLPAKDTQPPAVLADGGVFVITGGTGGIGLAVAAYLAEWPGLRVALLARRGPAALGYQDTRLQVPDARSSGALLNPALRRMAAEGRLLALRCDVVDAESVASAVADVRSEWGPITAVVHAAGAIASGLAVDRTADVSRGVLEPKVRGADNILAAVEGEAALVMLFASIVGVTSDPGNVDYCSGNAYLDALARHRDGATTRVVAIDWCGWTDVGMLRATTSRPAAAATPLGTRHPILEAVTRSDDAVTVTGRMLPETSGRLDDHRMFGVRVLSSTTVLDLILTAAGEAAGGPVEVCDVFFGSPVRVEAPTDVRIVGTDDLDGEGMSWHAQFRTSDAVPWETHGVARSRTLAPAHDAAPAWARAQELETRAARLVDYDAMTAVEIRDRWREVDAVHDGVHEQLVRVGSGGAAADGWSADPVSMDNALTLGLTITEDSPDGTAWLPAGIDAVRVYGRLEGELLSYIRRVDLDDRSSLTFDVTVFDRGGLLLASATGMRLRQVPVDAAATPEASTAASTDIAVNGDLSDYFVRPEEGIRLFDAILRLQGGDRYVISRIAPGHLLDASTLQRRRSTDAFDIAAEHELDVDPTVLRLMRMMADALGNPRLDADEDFFDAGGNSLVAVQLLSRVRAEFAVTIPGTALIDCPTPRSLAGLVERLRPAA; via the coding sequence ATGACGTCGCATTCCGGCAACCCTTCTCGTGTCGCGATCATCGGGATGAGCCTGCGGTTTCCGGGTGCGGACAGTCCCGACGAGTTCTGGCGGAACCTGGTCGAAGGCCGTGAATCGATCGACGAGCTCGATCGCGACAGGCTCCGCGAGGAGGGCGTGTCCGAGTCGTATCTGAGCAGCCCGGACTACGTGCTCCGCAAGCCGATGATCGGGGACATCTCGCACTTCGACGCCTCGTACTTCGGTCTCACGCGACTGCAGGCGCAGATCATGGATCCGCAGCACCGCATTTTCCTCGAAGTGTGCGAGGCCGCGCTCCAGACCGCCAACATCGGCGATCGCGCCCGGGTGCCGATCGGTGTCTTCGGGGGCGCGGCGCCGAACCGCTACATCGAGAAGGTCTACCGAGACGTCGACCTCGTCGAGAGCGCGGGACTCATGGCGATCGAGATCGCCAATCAGCCCGACTACCTCGCCACCCGCGTCTCGCATGTCCTCGGTCTGCGCGGACCCAGCCTGTCGGTCCAGACGGCGTGTTCGACGGCGCTCGTGGCGGTGCACCTGGCCGTCCGGGCCATCGTGAACGGGGAGTGCGACGTCGCACTCGCGGGCGGCATATCGGTCGAGATGCCCTACTGGACGGGAGTCGACTGGACACCGGACTCGATCTTCTCCAAGACCGGGCGGTGCCGGGCGTTCGACGCGGCCGCCGACGGGACGATCTTCGGGGCCGGTGCCGGTGTCGTGGTGCTGAAGTCCCTCGAGCGCGCGATCGCCGACGGCGATCGGATCCGAGCGGTCATCAGCGCGAGCATGACCAACAACGACGCTGCGGACCGCAACGGATTCACGTCGCCGGGCGGACCGGGGCAGGTCGATCTGCTCATGCGGCTGTTCGACAACTCCGGCATCGACAGGGCGAGCATCGGTTACGTCGAATCGCACGGCACGGGCACAGCGGTGGGCGACCCCATCGAATTCGCCTCGCTTACGGAGGCGTTCACCTCGGTCTGGGACGACGACCCGCAGTGGGGGTGTCCCATCGGGTCGGTGAAGACCAACATCGGCCACCTCGGTGCCGCCGCCGGCATCGCCGGACTCATCAAGGCCGTCCTCGCTCTCGAGAACGACTACATCCCACCCACACTCCACTTCGAGAAGCCCAGCGAAGCGATCGATTGGGTCAACAGTCCCTTCCGGGTCTGCGCCGTCGGCGAGGAGTGGGCAGGCCGCGAGCGCCGCCGCGCTCTGGTCAGCTCCTTCGGTATCGGCGGAACGAACGCCGCCGTCGTCGTCGACAAGGCGGATCCCGCCTGGTGGACGTCCTCTCGGTCAGAGAGCGATACCGATACGGATACCGACGGTCTCACGCTCGTGCCGATCGCCGGGCCCACACAGGGCGCCGTCGCGCGGTTCGCCGCCGAGATCGCAGACCACCTCGACGCGCATCCGGACACGAGCCTCGTCTCCGTCGCCAAGACGCTCGCAACGGGCCGTCCGCACGGCCGGTTCCGCCGCGCGATCCTGGCGGGAGGGCGTCGCGAGGCCGTCGACGCCCTGCGGGCGCTCGGCGAGGCGGACGCGATCCGCGCCGTCGACGACGCGCGGTACGTCGCGATGTTCCCCGGGCAGGGCTCGCAGTTCCCGGGGATGGCCGCCGCTCTCGCGCGAGAGTCGGTCGCGTTCTCGGACGCGCTGGAAGAGGCGCTCGACGCGCTGCGCGTAGCGGGCGCAGACGTTCGCGCGGCCGTCCTCGATCCGGCGAGCGACCCCGATGCGCTCATGGCGACGGAGGTCGCTCAGCCGGCCCTCTTCGCTGTCGAGTACGCCCTCGCACGCGCCTGGATCGCCGCTGCGGGCGATCCCGTGGCCGTGCTCGGTCACAGCATCGGAGAGTTCGCCGCCGCGTGCATCGCCGGTGTCTTCACGCTCGAGGACGCGGCGGGCGCTGTCGTGCAGCGAGGGCGGCTCATGCAAGCGATGGCGCCAGGGGCGATGGCGGCCATCACGGGTGAAACGAAGCTCGTGTCGGACATGCTCCCGGCAGAGCTCGCCGTGGCTGCACGTAACTCGCCGTCCTCGACGGTCGTGTCGGGGCCCGAAGACGCCGTCGAGCGATTCATGCGCCGCGCGACGCTTCTCGGGATGAAGGCGACGCGGCTGAAGACGTCGCACGCCTTCCATTCGCCCATGATGCGCGAGGCCCGTGATCGTTTCGCGGAGCATCTCCGAGCCGCGCCCTTGTCGATTCCGCGCATCCCCGTCGTCTCGACGCAGACGGGGCTCGAGCTCACGAACGAGCAGGCCGTGGACGCCTCCTTCTGGGCTGACCAGATCCTCGCTCCCGTCGAATTCATGAAGGCCGTCCGTCGTGCCGTGTCCTTCTCGGGCAGCTTCGTCGAGATCGGTCCCGGCACGGCGCTCACGGTGCTGGCTCGACAGTCGCAGCGCGGCGGGATCACGCGCGTCGATTCGACACCCCTCCTGCCGCGGGGGGACGAGGGTGAGGCCGACTCGCGGTCGTACCTCTCCGCGATCGCCGCGCTGTGGACGCGAGGGCACGCGATCGACTGGACGCAGGTGTTTCCGGCAGAATCACCGCGCACCGACGTCCCCGTCTATCCCTTCGAGCGGGTGTCGCACTGGTTCGACCGTGAGGCGGTCGCGCGCAGCCGTGACCAGGATGACGACGACGGCGACATCCAGTCGGTGGATCGCTCGGTGTACGAACCGACATGGAGACGACGCGAGCTCGTCACCGAAAGCGGCGAGACCCCCGCGCGCTGGTTGCTCTTCGGAGACGGGCGGTCGCTCGGAGCGCTCCCGGACCATCTGGAGGCCCGCGGTGCCGACGTCCGCGTCGTCGACGTGTCGGCGGCGGTCGCGGGCGCCGGGTCTATCGACGAGACGATCCGTGTGCAGGTCGAGAGGATCGAGGACTCCGGATTCGTTCCCGAGGCTGTCGTCTTCGCGTCATCCGAGAGGACCGGCAACGGTCTCGACACCGACTTCTTCGCGCCGCTCGCGCTCGTCACGGCGCTCGTGCGACTGTGGCCGGACGAGCCCATCGCCGTCGCCGCGGTCACATCCGGGGCGCTGGACGTCTCGGGAGCGGATCCGCTCGATCCCCTGCGCGCACTCCAGCTGGGTCCGTTCACGGTCGTGCCTCGCGAGATGCCGTTGTTGAGCGGCGCGCTGATCGATGTGGCGGGTCGCGGCATCGATGCCCGCACCGCCCGGGCGATCGAGGGAGAGTTCGCCGCAGGCCTGCCGACCTCCGTCGTCGCCCTCCGGGGTTCGGCGCGGTGGGTCCGCGACTTCACTCGTGTGCCGCTCCCGGCCAAGGACACGCAGCCGCCCGCCGTCCTGGCGGACGGGGGAGTCTTCGTGATCACGGGCGGGACGGGCGGGATCGGGCTCGCCGTGGCCGCCTACCTCGCCGAGTGGCCCGGCCTGCGCGTGGCCCTCCTGGCCCGCCGCGGGCCCGCCGCGCTCGGCTACCAGGACACACGCCTGCAGGTACCCGACGCGCGGTCGTCCGGCGCTCTGCTGAATCCCGCGCTGCGACGCATGGCCGCAGAGGGCCGTCTGCTGGCGCTTCGGTGCGATGTCGTGGATGCCGAATCCGTGGCATCCGCCGTCGCCGATGTGCGATCGGAGTGGGGCCCCATCACCGCCGTCGTCCATGCCGCCGGCGCGATCGCGAGCGGTCTCGCAGTCGATCGCACCGCCGATGTGTCGCGCGGCGTGCTCGAGCCGAAGGTGCGCGGGGCCGATAACATTCTCGCCGCCGTCGAGGGCGAGGCAGCACTCGTCATGCTCTTCGCCTCGATCGTCGGCGTCACGAGCGACCCGGGGAACGTGGACTACTGCTCAGGAAACGCCTACCTCGACGCGCTCGCCCGGCATCGCGACGGCGCGACGACGCGCGTCGTCGCGATCGACTGGTGCGGCTGGACCGACGTCGGCATGTTGCGTGCGACGACGTCACGCCCGGCGGCGGCGGCGACACCCCTCGGCACACGGCATCCGATCCTCGAGGCCGTGACGAGGTCGGACGATGCCGTGACGGTGACGGGTCGTATGCTGCCCGAGACCTCCGGACGCCTCGACGATCACCGCATGTTCGGGGTCCGTGTGCTGTCCTCCACGACCGTCCTGGATCTCATCCTCACCGCCGCCGGAGAAGCTGCCGGCGGACCCGTGGAGGTGTGCGACGTCTTCTTCGGGAGCCCCGTGCGCGTGGAAGCCCCCACGGACGTGCGGATCGTCGGGACGGATGACCTCGACGGCGAGGGGATGTCGTGGCACGCGCAGTTCCGCACGAGCGACGCCGTGCCCTGGGAGACGCACGGCGTGGCACGTTCGCGGACGCTCGCTCCGGCGCACGACGCCGCCCCCGCATGGGCGCGCGCGCAAGAGCTCGAGACCAGGGCAGCACGTCTCGTCGACTATGACGCCATGACGGCCGTTGAGATCCGCGATCGCTGGCGGGAAGTGGACGCCGTGCACGATGGCGTCCATGAGCAGCTCGTGCGCGTCGGATCGGGGGGTGCGGCGGCCGACGGGTGGAGCGCTGACCCGGTCTCCATGGACAACGCGCTGACCCTCGGCCTGACGATCACGGAAGACTCCCCGGACGGCACCGCGTGGTTGCCCGCCGGGATCGACGCGGTCCGCGTGTACGGGCGCCTCGAAGGGGAGTTGCTCTCCTACATCCGTCGCGTCGATCTCGACGACCGCTCGTCCCTCACCTTCGATGTCACCGTCTTCGACCGTGGAGGACTCCTTCTGGCATCCGCGACCGGCATGCGGCTGCGGCAGGTGCCGGTCGACGCTGCGGCGACGCCCGAAGCCTCGACGGCGGCGTCGACGGACATCGCCGTCAACGGCGACCTGTCCGACTACTTCGTGCGTCCGGAGGAAGGGATCCGCCTGTTCGACGCGATCCTGCGCTTGCAGGGCGGCGACCGCTACGTCATCTCACGCATCGCCCCGGGGCACCTGCTGGACGCCTCGACGTTGCAGCGCCGCCGGTCGACGGACGCGTTCGACATCGCGGCGGAGCACGAGCTCGACGTGGACCCGACGGTGTTGCGCCTCATGCGGATGATGGCCGATGCCCTGGGAAATCCGCGGCTGGATGCCGACGAGGACTTCTTCGATGCGGGTGGCAACTCGCTCGTCGCCGTCCAACTGCTCAGCAGGGTGCGCGCGGAGTTCGCCGTGACCATTCCGGGTACGGCGCTCATCGACTGTCCCACTCCGCGGTCGCTCGCGGGCCTCGTCGAGCGACTCCGGCCCGCCGCCTGA
- a CDS encoding GNAT family N-acetyltransferase — protein MRGLFVHLDAIRTPEDFDLLARWSAAPGSTFASGGPSFISGDELRERLASYPNTIMMIRSNEDERAVGSVSYQDLAYHGSYTIGVHIADPEHWGGGYGIEAMKLLLTYLFHVRNAHRVQLTAAAYNANVLMVFTSGLATVEGRLRDYHFMDGRYHDAIVGSILRHEFYEIIDNWGTGESPDMLSAETKDAAEAAIRQLFPEDIL, from the coding sequence GTGCGCGGCTTGTTCGTTCATCTCGACGCGATCAGAACCCCCGAGGATTTCGACCTTCTCGCACGCTGGTCCGCGGCCCCCGGAAGCACGTTCGCATCGGGCGGCCCGAGCTTCATCAGCGGCGACGAGCTGCGCGAGCGACTCGCGTCGTATCCCAACACGATCATGATGATCCGCAGCAACGAGGACGAGAGGGCCGTCGGATCGGTCTCGTATCAGGACTTGGCGTACCACGGCTCCTACACGATCGGGGTCCACATCGCGGACCCGGAGCACTGGGGCGGCGGTTACGGCATCGAGGCCATGAAGCTCCTGCTGACCTACCTGTTCCACGTGCGGAACGCGCATCGGGTGCAGCTGACCGCTGCGGCCTACAACGCCAACGTCCTCATGGTGTTCACGTCCGGTCTCGCCACCGTCGAGGGGCGACTCCGCGACTACCACTTCATGGATGGCCGATACCACGATGCCATCGTCGGCTCGATCCTTCGCCACGAGTTCTACGAGATCATCGACAACTGGGGCACGGGGGAGTCGCCGGACATGCTCTCGGCGGAGACGAAGGACGCCGCCGAAGCGGCGATCCGCCAGCTCTTTCCCGAGGACATCCTGTGA
- the lanKC gene encoding class III lanthionine synthetase LanKC yields the protein MTIASAEAFLLADARYFESPVLWRQGGAQMLDEDARSALAAAGFARRSLGVWTVWDAPEEELPNAGWKIHLSATAGSAREVVAAAAAYCAEEGVSFKHLMTVSAARAFNLKNAPRSSSGKVVTIYPRAEDLVRHADALAERLQGFVGPRILTDLPWGDGIVGVRYGAFRNVVRVDATGRIRNYFRTEAGGLIQDERNPWFEAPDDIEVPPAPPARASAGPSPLEAYRDYSALHFSNAGGVYRAWDPAGERWVVIKEARPHVEPGAEGESADAHLRRELTALAALRGTRGVPPLISSFEDEGHFFVVTELVEGESLQRWLALHHPLVLSAFPSARDVDDYVTRAARLFERLERLSDAVQARGWVHDDVHPGNILVDDDDEVALVDWECASEIEAAARWAPLRRQGFGSALVAPRERERQALDRIALWMLAPYQHVVALAPELEHVHIAYARRRYGALPERLERALVRLSTAQSAERGGPVPVDRSLTRRLATGVRASMQPARADRLFPGSLEQFSLGGATYAFGAAGVVHVLERHGGGAPREAVAWLESEWVKGVPASGLMDGEAGVALALADTGTMVLPTRDVGPAHPDDITYATGAAGRALVALELGDRTGTAEATARAFAAAEQIAAMLSHDDVLPSAGLLYGWSGPALLFLHLFRRTGDSVWLDRCVRAVDIDVSRCVDRGAGGLQALGEGSRAIAYLAHGSSGIGLVIDELLDVVDLPELRARLEPITAACSPEVVVQPALFSGRAGLALALHRLVPRLTGAPAERARTALSRHLDCLPLTLIDSGADDVRVPGDHCLRQSMDFANGAAGLIAVLGEIASGTPAVPFLSRRTVPRDRGAGVPAFLVPSGIADSSR from the coding sequence GTGACGATCGCGAGCGCCGAGGCGTTCCTTCTCGCAGATGCACGCTACTTCGAGTCCCCCGTGCTCTGGCGTCAAGGCGGCGCGCAGATGCTGGACGAGGATGCGCGATCGGCTCTCGCGGCGGCGGGCTTCGCGCGCCGCTCCCTGGGGGTGTGGACCGTGTGGGATGCGCCGGAGGAAGAGCTGCCGAATGCGGGATGGAAGATCCACCTGTCGGCGACGGCGGGATCTGCGCGGGAGGTCGTCGCCGCCGCGGCAGCCTACTGCGCTGAGGAGGGCGTGTCGTTCAAGCACCTCATGACGGTGTCCGCGGCGCGCGCCTTCAACCTCAAAAATGCTCCGCGCAGCTCCAGCGGGAAGGTTGTCACGATCTACCCGCGGGCCGAAGATCTGGTGCGTCACGCCGATGCGCTCGCCGAGCGACTGCAGGGGTTCGTCGGACCGCGTATCCTCACGGATCTGCCGTGGGGTGACGGGATCGTGGGCGTGCGCTACGGCGCATTCCGCAACGTCGTGCGGGTCGATGCGACAGGACGGATCCGCAACTACTTCCGCACGGAGGCAGGCGGTCTCATCCAAGACGAGCGCAACCCCTGGTTCGAGGCGCCCGACGACATCGAGGTGCCCCCCGCACCACCCGCGCGCGCGTCGGCGGGTCCCTCCCCGCTCGAGGCCTACCGCGACTACTCCGCGCTGCACTTCTCTAATGCGGGCGGCGTCTATCGCGCATGGGACCCGGCGGGCGAGCGCTGGGTCGTCATCAAGGAGGCGCGGCCTCACGTGGAGCCTGGAGCAGAAGGGGAGTCCGCCGACGCTCATCTGCGCCGAGAGCTCACGGCACTCGCGGCGCTGCGGGGGACGAGGGGCGTGCCGCCGCTCATCTCGTCGTTCGAAGACGAAGGCCACTTCTTCGTCGTGACGGAGCTCGTCGAGGGTGAAAGCCTGCAGCGTTGGCTGGCCCTCCATCATCCCCTCGTGCTCAGCGCGTTCCCCTCGGCCCGCGACGTCGACGACTATGTGACCCGCGCGGCACGGCTGTTCGAGCGCCTCGAGCGACTCTCTGACGCTGTGCAGGCCCGCGGATGGGTGCACGATGACGTGCACCCGGGGAACATCCTCGTCGATGACGACGATGAGGTCGCCCTCGTGGACTGGGAGTGCGCCAGCGAGATCGAGGCCGCGGCGCGCTGGGCTCCACTGCGTCGCCAGGGCTTCGGGTCGGCGCTCGTCGCTCCGCGCGAGCGGGAGCGGCAAGCGCTCGATCGCATCGCCTTGTGGATGTTGGCCCCCTATCAGCACGTCGTCGCCCTGGCACCCGAGCTCGAGCATGTCCACATCGCGTATGCGCGCCGGCGGTACGGTGCCCTCCCGGAGCGGCTCGAGCGGGCGCTGGTGCGGCTCTCGACGGCACAGAGCGCGGAGCGGGGCGGTCCCGTTCCGGTCGACCGATCCTTGACGCGTCGTCTTGCGACAGGCGTACGCGCGTCGATGCAGCCCGCACGCGCCGATCGGCTCTTCCCGGGTTCCCTCGAGCAGTTCTCGCTCGGCGGAGCCACCTATGCCTTCGGCGCGGCGGGAGTCGTCCACGTCCTCGAGCGCCACGGCGGGGGTGCGCCGCGAGAGGCCGTCGCATGGCTCGAGAGCGAGTGGGTGAAGGGCGTGCCCGCCTCGGGGCTCATGGATGGTGAAGCGGGCGTAGCCCTCGCCCTCGCGGACACCGGCACGATGGTTCTTCCGACGCGCGACGTCGGTCCTGCGCATCCCGACGACATCACCTACGCCACGGGAGCTGCGGGCCGTGCGCTCGTCGCCCTCGAGCTGGGCGACAGGACAGGAACGGCCGAAGCGACGGCTCGCGCGTTCGCTGCGGCGGAGCAGATCGCCGCGATGCTCTCGCACGACGACGTCCTCCCGTCCGCGGGCTTGCTGTACGGGTGGAGCGGCCCCGCGCTCCTTTTTCTTCATCTGTTCCGTCGTACGGGCGACAGCGTGTGGCTGGACCGTTGTGTCCGAGCCGTCGACATCGACGTGAGCAGGTGCGTGGACCGTGGAGCCGGCGGTCTGCAAGCGCTGGGCGAAGGGTCGCGGGCCATCGCGTACCTCGCGCACGGATCGAGTGGTATCGGACTCGTCATCGACGAGCTTCTCGACGTTGTCGATCTCCCCGAGCTCCGAGCGCGGCTCGAACCGATCACCGCAGCCTGCTCGCCCGAAGTGGTCGTCCAGCCGGCGCTCTTCAGTGGGCGTGCAGGTCTCGCGCTCGCTCTGCACCGGCTCGTTCCGCGGCTGACCGGCGCGCCGGCGGAGCGCGCGCGCACCGCTCTCTCGCGCCACCTCGACTGCCTTCCGCTCACGCTCATCGACTCCGGTGCGGACGACGTGCGCGTGCCGGGCGATCACTGTCTCCGGCAGTCGATGGACTTCGCCAACGGCGCGGCCGGACTGATCGCCGTGCTGGGCGAGATCGCGTCGGGGACGCCCGCGGTCCCGTTCCTCAGCAGACGAACCGTGCCCCGCGACCGCGGGGCCGGCGTGCCAGCGTTCCTGGTGCCATCCGGCATCGCGGACTCGTCGAGGTGA
- a CDS encoding acyl carrier protein, translating into MKSTAELEAALIEVWTEVLGTPGIRPGTSLFDAGGTSLTAVRIRARINALLDEDLVVGDVLENSTPEEMAEFIRAR; encoded by the coding sequence ATGAAGAGCACAGCCGAGCTCGAGGCAGCCCTGATCGAAGTGTGGACGGAGGTTCTCGGCACGCCGGGCATCCGCCCGGGCACGTCGCTCTTCGATGCCGGCGGCACATCGCTGACCGCCGTCCGCATCAGAGCGAGGATCAACGCTCTGCTCGATGAGGACCTCGTCGTCGGTGACGTGCTGGAGAACTCGACCCCCGAAGAGATGGCCGAGTTCATCCGTGCGAGATGA